From Oenanthe melanoleuca isolate GR-GAL-2019-014 chromosome 18, OMel1.0, whole genome shotgun sequence, a single genomic window includes:
- the LOC130260354 gene encoding ATP-binding cassette sub-family A member 10-like isoform X3, producing the protein MVTNHSVWEEMKSIGGVRMKSQSILFSISLEYSYFMVVIVMCFLPFMYFLSRHVTREKKQLKVLMKTMGLQDIAFWLSWSLLYSLYVLLFSCLLTALLLREPFYTSSFPAVSLLLFLYGLACIHLVFMLSSLLKTAKLVSSMGFLIIFIFGFLSLAVLIEEVPEPLKWFLGLLCPFAFNTGIAKIFHLEKYKIGFSFSNLTEEAHFLFSTYILLVFDSVLYLLLALYFDKILPGKYGIPDPPLFCLKASYWMRSRRGSTRDVPRASANPEQQFGDDVEPVPPEFLGKEAIRIHNIKKAYKKKDKKTEALRGLSLNVYEGQITALLGHSGAGKTTLLNVLSGLSFPSEGSATIYNYKLSEMGDREEIRGLVGICPQFNSHFEVLTVRENLRTFAEIKGIKSKEVEQEVENILELLDISNIQDTQAEKLSGGQKRKLSIGIAMLGNPQVLLLDEPTAGLDPLSRHQVWSLLREQRAGRAILFSTQFMDEADILADRKAFISHGRLKCVGSSLFLKKKWGICYHLRIHVSESCDLENLTSLVKGYIPNATFSGHTQYELRYKLPLENVNKFPDLFSGLDSCSEQGIINYGVSMTTLEDVFLRLEGEATAEAEGDPIPGEEWGAAAGSPEEAQPCSLLLAEPSTALRQELALWRQQSSAMARVHFLQLKSSVKNLRSILLLYAVFLLPLVLQLCVVAGWQSVSAWHLSPHRYFQPLGRRSRLDTTSLLVYNHTGTGIDDFLRVLQSQDLTVEMAKEENITEELQHNGAIKVSRKGQSYRFTVLCHLEAINCFPVLVNVISNALLRALSSTGHIQVWSHPFFSLFHRGYWDYFMSFYVIYMLLLFPGFPPHFAMGYTQDCKAGARAQLRISGLFPSAYWCGQALVDIPLSWILLFSMFGLQFAISNNISGSASTFFMLVMGMLGYGISLVLLMYLISFHSRKGWSCDLWSFILILVCFITFFIDRIVDHMDSFHISFYILSLLVPVYPLMGFVFFCLHIFMGDTEKFGSDSDSHVLFAVFAPYLHSVVFILLLRFLELKYGKAVLRRDPIFRISPRRESGQQPPKVLEEEDEDVRAEREAVRNAVVAPRQGEKSVIIVNNLCKEYEIKQAGSLFKKKKKTATKNLSFCVKKGEVLGLLGPNGAGKSTAIKMITGETALTAGQVLMKRGDGGGSQEQAPAFLGYCPQENPLWLELTPQQHLRLYAAVKGLRREDTAAAVHRIVIALQLQDYLNKKVRKLPAGITRKLCVALSMLGNPSVLLLDEPCTGMDPNGQRRVWKAIRDALKAKESGAILTTHSMEEAEAVCDRVAILVSGQLRCIGSIQYLKNKFGKGYLLEIKVKDAESTDVLHAEILKIFPGAARQERFPCLLVYKVPMKDALPLSQSFSKLEEAKQSCSLEEYSFSLNTLTQVFLELSREQEKDNFDLTLDGTFDWKQLQQEDC; encoded by the exons ATGGTGACAAATCATTCTGtttgggaagaaatgaaatccATTGGTGGTGTCAGGATGAAGTCCCAGAGCATCCTCTTCTCCATCAGCCTGGAGTACAGTTACTTCATGGTTGTTATTGTGATGTGTTTCTTACCCTTCATGTATTTCTTATCAAGGCATGTCACACGAGAAAAGAAGCAGCTCAAAGTATTGATGAAGACCATGGGGCTGCAGGACATTGCATTTTG gctgtccTGGAGTTTGCTGTACTCTCTGTACGTGCTGCTCTTCTCCTGCCTgctgacagccctgctgctcagggagccCTTCTacaccagcagcttccctgcagtctccctcctcctcttcctctacGGCCTGGCCTGT ATCCACCTGGTTTTCATGCTCAGCTCCCTCCTAAAGACTGCCAAGCTTGTCAGCTCCATGGGCTTcctcatcatcttcatctttgGCTtcctgagcctggcagtgctgataGAAGAGGTCCCTGAGCCACTGAAGTGGTTTCTGGGTCTGCTGTGTCCTTTTGCATTCAACACTGGCATTGCCAAG attttccatttagagaaatataaaataggTTTCTCCTTTTCCAACCTTACGGAGGAAgcacactttttattttcaacatACATACTGCTGGTGTTTGACTCGGTCCTGtacctgctgctggctctgtaTTTCGACAAAATTCTGCCAG GCAAATATGGGATCCCAGACCCTCCCCTGTTCTGCCTGAAGGCTTCATACtggatgaggagcaggagaggctcCACCAGGGACGTGCCCAGAGCCTCAGCAAACCCTGAGCAGCAATTTGGGGATGATGTGGAGCCTGTGCCCCCCGAATTCCTGGGGAAAGAGGCCATCAG GATCCACAATATTAAAAAAGCCTATAAGAAGAAGGACAAGAAGACAGAAGCTTTAAGAG GCCTGTCTTTAAACGTTTATGAGGGTCAGATCACTGCCTTGCTGGGCCACAGTGGGGCTGGCAAGACAACGCTGCTGAACGTGCTGAGTGGGCTCAGCTTCCCTTCAGAAG gctctgccaccATCTACAACTACAAACTGTCTGAGATGGGAGACAGGGAGGAGATCAGGGGCTTGGTGGGGATTTGCCCGCAGTTCAACTCGCACTTTGAGGTCTTGACAGTGAGAGAAAACCTGAGAACTTTTGCTGAAATCAAGGGCATCAAGTCCAAAGAGGTGGAGCAAGAG GTGGAGAACATTCTGGAACTGCTGGATATCAGCAACATTCAAGACACTCAAGCTGAAAAACTGAGTGGTGGACAGAAAAGGAAGTTATCCATTGGAATAGCCATGCTTGGAAATCCCCAG gttttgctgctggacgagcccacagcagggctggacccCCTCTCCAGGCACCAGGTGTGGAGCCTGCTGCGGGAGCAGCGCGCGGGGCGGGCCATCCTCTTCAGCACCCAGTTCATGGACGAGGCTGATATCCTGGCAG acCGCAAGGCTTTTATCTCGCACGGGAGGCTGAAGTGTGTTGGCTCTTCTCTgttcctgaagaaaaaatggGGCATTTGCTATCATTTAAG GATCCATGTCAGTGAGTCCTGTGACCTGGAGAATCTGACATCCCTGGTGAAAGGGTACATCCCTAATGCCACCTTCTCAGGACACACCCAGTATGAACTGAGATACAAACTGCCCTTAGAAAATGTGAATAAATTCCCAG ATCTGTTCAGTGGCCTtgacagctgctctgagcagggaattATCAACTATGGAGTCAGCATGACCACCCTGGAGGACGTGTTCCTGAGGCTGGAGGGAGAAGCCACGGCTGAGGCAGAAG gtgatcccatccctggggaggagTGGGGAGCAGCCGCGGGGAGCCCCGAGGAGGCGCAGCCGTGCtcgctgctgctggcagagcccagcacagccctgaggcaggagctggctctctggaggcagcagagctctgccatggCACGGGTGCACTTCCTGCAGCTCAAGAGCTCGGTGAAGAACCTGCGCTCCAT CCTGCTGCTCTACGCGgtgttcctgctgcccctggtgctgcagctgtgcgTGGTGGCGGGCTGGCAGAGCGTCAGTGCCTGGCACCTCTCTCCTCACCGCTACTTCCAGCCCCTGGGGAGGAGATCCCGCCTGGACACCACCTCCCTCCTGGTCTACAACCACACAG GCACAGGCATTGACGACTTCCTCCgtgtgctgcagagccaggatcTTACAGTGGAAATGGCAAAGGAGGAAAATATCACAGAGGAACTCCAACACAACGGGGCTATAAAAGTGTCCCGCAAAGGCCAG AGCTACAGGTTCACGGTGCTGTGCCACTTGGAGGCCATCAACTGCTTCCCAGTGCTGGTGAACGTCATCAGCAACGCCCTGCTGAGAGCCCTCAGCTCCACCGGGCACATCCAGGTCTGGAGCCACCCCTTCTTCTCT CTGTTTCATCGAGGATACTGGGATTATTTTATGTCCTTTTATGTCATTTACATGCTGCTGCTATTCCCTGGTTTTCCTCCTCACTTTGCAATGGGCTACACGCAGGACTGCAAG GCAGGAGCTCGTGCCCAGCTCAGGATCTCAGGGCTCTTCCCCTCAGCCTACTGGTGTGGCCAGGCACTGGTGGACATCCCACTCTCCTGGATCCTGCTCTTCTCCATGTTTGGGCTCCAGTTTGCCATCAGCAACAACATCTCTGGCAGTGCTAGCACCTTCTTCATGCTG GTCATGGGGATGTTGGGTTATGGGATTTCCCTCGTTCTCTTAATGTACCTGATCTCCTTCCACTCCCGCAAAGGATGGAGCTGTGATCTCTGGTCTTTTATCCTGATACTG GTGTGCTTTATTACTTTTTTCATCGACAGAATCGTCGATCACATGGACAGCTTCCACATCTCCTTCTACATTTTGTCCCTCCTGGTTCCTGTGTACCCCCTGATGGGGTTTGTGTTCTTCTGCCTGCAC ATTTTCATGGGGGACACTGAGAAGTTTGGTTCGGATTCAGACAGTCATGTCCTGTTCGCTGTCTTTGCA CCTTACCTCCACTCTGTGGTGTTCATCCTTCTTCTTCGTTTTCTGGAgttaaaatatggaaaagcaGTGCTGAGACGGGACCCAATATTCAG GATTTCCCCAAGAAGAGAAAGTGGCCAGCAGCCCCCCAAGGTGCtcgaggaggaggatgaagatgTCAGAGCTGAAAGGGAAGCAGTGAGAAATGCTGTGGTGGCTCCGAGGCAGGGGGAG AAATCAGTCATTATAGTCAACAATCTGTGCAAGGAATATGAAATAAAGCAAGCTGGCTCATTGtttaagaagaagaagaaaacagccACCAAAAACCTTTCCTTCTGTGTTAAAAAAG GAGAAGTGTTGGGACTTCTGGGGCCCAACggagcagggaaaagcacagCAATCAAAATGATCACTGGAGAGACAGCCCTGACTGCTGGGCAG GTGCTGATGAAGAGGGGGGATGGAGGAGGCTCCCAGGAGCAGGCTCCTGCATTCCTGGGGTACTGCCCCCAGGAGAACCCCCTGTGGCTGGAGCTGACCCCGCAGCAGCACCTGAGGCTCTACGCGGCCGTCAAGGGGCTGCGCCGGGAGGACACggctgcagctgtgcacag aattGTGATTGCTCTGCAGCTTCAAGACTACTTAAacaaaaaagtcagaaaattaCCTGCTGGGATAACCAGAAAG ctgtgtgtggCACTGTCCATGCTGGGCAACCCCtccgtgctgctgctggacgAGCCCTGCACTGGCATGGATCCCAACGGGCAGCGCCGTGTCTG GAAAGCAATCCGGGATGCCCTGAAGGCCAAGGAGTCAGGAGCCATCCTGACCACGCACTCCATGGAGGAGGCAGAGGCCGTGTGTGACCGTGTGGCCATCCTGGTGTCCGGCCAGCTCCG GTGCATTGGCTCCATCCAGTACCTGAAGAACAAGTTTGGTAAAGGATACCTCCTGGAAATCAAGGTCAAGGATGCAGAGAGCACTGATGTCCTGCACGCTGAGATTCTGAAGATTTTCCCAGGTGCAGCCCGCCAGGAGAG GTTCCCCTGTTTGCTTGTCTACAAGGTCCCAATGAAAGATGCACTGCCCCTGTCCCAGTCCTTCTCCAAGCTAGAGGAAG CcaaacagagctgcagcctcGAGGAGTACAGCTTCTCCTTGAACACTCTGACTCAG GTGTTTCTGGAGCTCTCCCgagagcaggaaaaggataATTTTGATCTGACTTTGGATGGGACTTTTGactggaagcagctgcagcaggaggactGTTAA